Proteins co-encoded in one Gouania willdenowi chromosome 1, fGouWil2.1, whole genome shotgun sequence genomic window:
- the lrrtm1 gene encoding leucine-rich repeat transmembrane neuronal protein 1: MLMDFLLIGLYLKWPLKKPPGLILCSLGIFLRTVSLAEGVCPKLCRCDSKLLYCEGLNLTEIPQNLSSAMGLSMRENNLTELHEGQLAGLSQLTWLYLDHNNIDIIEEGAFERLRRVKELDLSSNRIESLPNGTLRPLPNLRILDLSYNRLQTLEPDLFYGLRKLTNLHLRYNALKFVPVRIFQDCRSLQFLDLGYNQLQSLARNSFAGLFKLTELHLEHNELVKVNLAHFPRLTSLRTLYMHNNRATIVVNTLVWTWHFLEKIDLSANEIEYIEPHVFESAPNLKVLMLDSNRLVSLNQRILDSWSSLNSITLAGNDWECSRNVCALASWLSAFGGQRDSSLLCSSPDTAQGEDMLDAVYAFQLCEDPAVEVTTAGLFVSTRDLTQGGSVFLGPFTPYPYDGEGSEVVTSSFTVTVGHDDLESTMQIHKVVTGTMALIFSFLIIVLMLYVAWKCFPAGIRQLRQCFSSQRRKQKQKQSMQQMAAISTPEYYVDYKPNHIEGALVIINEYGSCTCQQQPSRECEV; the protein is encoded by the coding sequence ATGCTAATGGATTTCCTTTTAATTGGACTGTACCTAAAGTGGCCACTGAAGAAGCCCCCTGGGTTGATTCTGTGTTCATTAGGTATTTTTCTACGGACGGTTTCTTTGGCGGAGGGGGTTTGTCCAAAGCTGTGCCGCTGCGACAGCAAGCTGCTGTACTGTGAGGGACTCAACCTCACAGAGATTCCCCAAAACCTGAGCAGCGCCATGGGCCTGTCCATGAGAGAGAACAACTTGACAGAGCTGCATGAAGGCCAACTGGCTGGTCTTTCACAGCTTACCTGGCTCTACCTTGATCACaacaacattgacattataGAGGAGGGAGCATTTGAGAGACTGAGACGGGTCAAGGAGTTAGACCTGAGCAGCAACCGGATTGAGAGTTTGCCAAATGGAACATTAAGACCACTACCAAACTTGCGTATATTGGACCTCTCATACAACAGGCTTCAGACACTGGAGCCAGACTTGTTCTATGGCCTTAGAAAGCTAACTAATTTGCATTTGCGCTACAATGCTCTGAAATTTGTACCAGTGAGGATTTTTCAAGACTGCAGGAGCTTGCAGTTTCTGGACTTGGGATACAACCAGCTGCAGAGCCTTGCACGGAACTCTTTTGCTGGTCTCTTCAAGTTGACTGAGCTGCATCTGGAGCACAATGAATTGGTAAAGGTCAATCTCGCCCACTTCCCTCGCCTCACCTCTTTACGTACACTGTACATGCATAACAATCGTGCCACAATTGTTGTCAACACCCTGGTTTGGACGTGGCATTTCTTAGAGAAGATTGACCTGTCAGCAAATGAAATTGAGTACATTGAGCCACACGTTTTTGAGAGTGCACCTAACCTCAAGGTGCTGATGCTCGACTCCAATCGTTTGGTCTCTTTGAACCAGCGTATTCTGGACTCATGGTCATCTCTGAACAGCATCACTTTGGCAGGGAATGACTGGGAGTGCAGTCGCAACGTGTGTGCCTTAGCCTCCTGGCTGAGTGCCTTTGGGGGTCAGCGTGACAGTTCCCTGCTGTGTTCAAGCCCCGACACTGCACAGGGTGAGGACATGTTGGATGCAGTTTATGCTTTTCAGCTATGCGAGGATCCAGCAGTCGAGGTAACCACAGCCGGCCTGTTTGTCTCCACACGGGATTTGACCCAAGGTGGCTCTGTGTTCCTGGGCCCCTTCACTCCCTATCCTTATGATGGTGAAGGCAGTGAGGTTGTCACCAGTTCTTTCACAGTCACTGTAGGCCACGATGACTTGGAGAGCACCATGCAAATCCACAAGGTGGTCACTGGTACAATGGCACTCATCTTTTCTTTCCTCATCATAGTACTCATGCTTTATGTGGCATGGAAGTGTTTTCCAGCTGGAATAAGGCAACTGAGGCAGTGCTTCAGCAGTCAACGTCGTAAGCAGAAGCAAAAGCAAAGCATGCAGCAGATGGCTGCAATTTCAACACCAGAGTACTATGTTGACTATAAACCCAACCACATTGAAGGAGCTTTGGTAATTATCAATGAATATGGCTCTTGTACTTGCCAACAACAGCCTTCTCGGGAATGTGAGGTGTGA